A stretch of DNA from Falco biarmicus isolate bFalBia1 chromosome 6, bFalBia1.pri, whole genome shotgun sequence:
CTCTATTCCTGTATCTTGAGTGTTTCTCCATAATGTTTTTGCTGAAGTGGCGCTAACTTGTAACTTGAGCTGAAGCAAGAAATAAGCTGTTTTCGAAACTTCTAACTTACCTAATCAATAGCTTATGTTCTTGTTTTCAGACAAATCTACCTATCTTCAAATTGAAAGAATCTACGGTCAGAAGAAGATACAGTGACTTTGAATGGCTAAGGAATGAActagaaagagaaagcaaggtgggtaaaatgaaaggcaaatatAAGTTTTCATAGACACACAATAGTGATGCTGAAGTGTTACCATTATTTTATAAAGCATATAGAGCAGATATTGTGGTTGAAAATATCCAAAACTAAACTGTTGTCAGTCTTTCAGTAAACTTGGTCATATCATAGAAGCTGTTTAATGGTTTTGAGTTAATTCAGAGTTAAACTACTTGAATTCAACTTACCTCTGTGGGCAGATACTGTTCTTCTCTGGCGATGTTTTATTACTTCACTGGGGATGTGATTGACGAATCCTGTAGGAGGAAGAGGTGGCACAGGAGGTGTATAAACTTGCTTACAGGCTGCACTTAAGGACACTTTCCTAAATCTTTCAGGTTGTGGTACCACCTCTACCAGGAAAAGCTCTTCTCCGTCAGCTCCCCTTCCGAGGAGATGATGGCATATTTGATGATGCCTTTATAGAGGAGAGGAAGCAGGCTCTTGAACAATTTATAAACAAGTAAGTGTTGGGTTTAGTTATCTAGAAACAAACCCTGGAACTCAGCTCTGGAAAACTGAACTAAAGCTGCTAAACATCTAACTATGGTAGCACCTCTACATACTATACATATAATTCACATATTCTTACAGTAGGACATACTAACAGTGCTCATTCAGTGTTTAGTTTGGATATTTTAATGCTTACCTGAACAGCTGAAATGAATGTTAGCAGTGGTGTTAATTTATGCAAATTACTACTAAAATTATAGCATTCAAAATAGTTctactttttcatttctgaaaaggtATCCTCCACTGGGTAAACAATGGAGCTTACAGtaggctttacagcagtttACTTTGCAGATGCGAGATATTATCAGCTTGTATAATGATGCATATTTTCTCTAATTATCATGAGAGATGTAAAGATCTGAAGATGTAAAAACACTACCTGAGGTCCATACACATGCAGTTTGAAATAGACACTTTGAGTTTTGTCCCTGCTTTTCAAAGGATGAGCAGAAATTATAACAGTCCTATGATTCGTTCTACCATCTGACGCTACTAACTGCTGTCTGTATATTGACCTGAAGAGCTACTTTAATCTCTTTAGCCATGTGGATCCAAACAGCGGGTAAGAATTAACACTATCTGTTAACTGGCTCTTCTGGTCTCTAGAGACAACACTGTTCAGACCAACTGAATTTGGGACTGCTCCCTTCAAAAGTTCAAGCTTGTCAGTTCCACTAGCATTCTAATCTTGTTCAGCAGTAGTGCTGTTTAACAGGGATGTAGGATGCCTGTGACTTAACGCAGAATTTACAAGAATCTGCTTGTCAGTTCAGGCATGTGGCTTAGAGTTGCAAGTGACTAGTTTACTGAAACAATCTTGTGCAAATAAGCGGTATAAAATCTCCAAGTTTTTCTTAACATAGTTGCTTGTAGGCTCAATCTACAGGTATTTCTAATGGTTCTGAGCAGGTAAAATGCTGTAGActgctctttcctctgcttAAAGATGAGTGGAATGAATTTGCAAGGCATCTAGTTTAGCATTTACACTACATGGAGGCAGATGCACTTACAGTAAGATGGACTGTGTTGGGATTTTTGAGCCTGTACAATCAAGGCAGTCATGACTGTAAAGTACAACTTTTATCCATGCAATCTCAGAAATCTACATTAGATGAGGAAGGTGTGCACTTACTGAAAGTTTTGTATGCAAAATCTAGCAGTATATGGGGGAAGAGGGCTGTTTATGTTCTGAAGCAGCTGATAGCAAAACACTCAACTGGAATCTCTGAAGAGCTCAGTATAGTTGACAGTAATGGAGTGGCCAGTTTACTGGTATCACTTGTTCAGATCTATAGCAAGTAATGCATTGATCTTGTGGAAGTGTGGAACTTCTTGGtcaatttttcctcctttgaaaCATAAAAGCAGACTGTTAATGTAGGTATTGATATGATGGAAGACTTGAGTACAGCTGGAACAAGGCTTCTCAGGCACAACTGCTAGCTATTCAACCTCATCAATTTATTCTAGTGGCATGACCAACTCATCAAGCAAACATTATTAATTAAAGTTTTGAACCATCTAGAAGCTTTAAAGTTTATACAGAGTACTCTGGGTACTAGTGATCTTGGACCTGAAGGTAATTTGCATAACACATTCATGTTACTGTGTTCTCAAAGCTGGTCTAGGCTTCTAGAACTAGAGGAGAGTCCCTCAGAAACAGTATCACTGCAACCAAAAAAATCTTGGTGTACCGATGTCGGTTCTTGATATCCAGGAGTGTTAAGATGGATGTTGTTGAGAAGCTTTGTCAAAGTCACAGCAGTGCAGCTTACTTGAGTCAGCTTTCTTGGGCCAGCTTGCTGGTACCACCATCAGTACTACCTAAATGACATTCACAGGGGTGGCTATGTTGCAGTGCTCTTGTCTGCCTGAACCTGACTTGGGGATATATGAAAGTTTTTGAAGTAGTAGCTGCTATGTGTAAGGTCACCTTAGTGAAGAATACTGAGGCAACACCAATGCAGAGTGGGGTATTCATGTGAAACAAAGAGCTGAATCATATCTAGTCTTGCAATTCAGCCACCAGTTTGCCAGCCTTcttgaaagagagaaggaataTGTCACTGCCCCATCTTCTCCTGTATATCTTTCTCCTGAAGTTCAAGGCCAGCAACTTCAGTCTGATGGGGGTAAGAAACTCAAACTAGTTATTCTAGATTCTTCCTTGTTAACTAGTGCTTGAGACTGCTGCCCATTTACTAGAACCTGGCAAGATTGATAGGTTTTATTACTGTACTAGAAATAATCTGTCAATGCTGAATAGGAGAGTTCAACTTCCTCATTAAAGGACACTCTCAATGACACATGAGAAGTGACAAATGAATTGTTCTGTCATGAAATAAGCAACAATAGATACATTTGTAGAAGATGCATAAAAGCACTTAGAAGTGCTGAGCCACTGGAGCTGACTATGTGCTTAACTTAGTAACTTCCATTTAGGGTAGAAATGTTCTGACAGATATGGGGACCATAAGACTGACACAAGCTGTCCTAGCGAGGATGGGGGGGCTTTCTCAGCGGAAGAAGCCTGTCTTGATTGACTGACCTggatgtaactttttttttcaatccaaACTGCTTTGGGTTTTCATATCCATAAGTGATCACTTTCCAGGGGTTCTGATTCTCTTAGATTTTTACCTACACAGAAGGCTGTGTGGTATTTTAAGGAACTAAATGCAATGCCTTGTGGTTTTTCTCCAAGCTTGGCGATGTCTTCTAAGTCAGTTTCAGCTCCTTTACTGTTAAAAGGATGGTGGCTACGTCTATATGTGGAACAAAACTAAATCTACAGTAGAGATGCAGATCTATTCTAGAGCAGACACGCTCTATCTCCTATCTTCGATATCTAAAGACATCTGTAATTAACAGAATAGCCAGTACCCTCTGGCTGTGCATCAGTGTTGCTCGTGTGCGCTAGGAATAGTGTCCATGGTAAGTCACTGCTCTAAAGAGTGTCAGAGCCTTCAGAAGAGCTTCACACCCCTGTTGGAGTAGGTCTGTAACTCTGCCTGGGTTAACTGCTACTGACTGAGCACTGAGGGATTCAGCAGCCTTTGGAAAGGTATCCCGTGTCAAAGACATGAAGACCTGTAAAAATCTACTTGGCTTGCTTCACTCTAGATTTCCTAACGCTAGGATGGGGTCTTGGATAGTTCTCTCAGTTGTAGGTGACAGATGATGGCATAACATGCTTCCAAATGATCAGAGGTAGCTCAGGGTTTCTATAGGCTAACTTCACGTGGGGGACAGCGACAGATCTTGCTGCTAGACATCATTGTAGTTGCCAGCAATGAACTGGAAGTGGGATCTATGCCTAAGTGCAGAACCATAGGTTGTTGGTATGAAATCTTGCTGTGCTGGCTAGCTGCAAGTAGACCCAACTTGTTAGCACTAatgcttgttttttcctctccagggTTGCAGGCCACCCACTGGCACAGAACGAGCGCTGTCTTCACATGTTCTTGCAAGATGAAGTAATAGACAAAAACTACACACCATCCAAAATAAGACATACTTGAGTTCTGAAACATTGTTCTCAAACATTAGTGGTTCTTATGCTTGGTTTTAAGAGGTTGTAGTTTATGGTAGCATGCTGAGGATAAACGGGCACGAAGTCTCCACTAACATCAGTACACTGCTTGGTCTTTGCATATGCTTTATAGCATTAAAGAACTCACTTGCCTTCTAGCTAAATCCCTCTGAATCCTTGATTTAAGAGTATTATACTATGAGACTATCCACCCCTTGCAATGTCTCACAAACCTTTCCACTCTTATTTGCAATGACTTAATGTTTACTGACTTGGCCTTACTTGAACTTTCACAGTTGTAGTGTCACACGTTCACTTGTATTTGACTAAACTGTTATGCTGTTTCCGAGGTAGTCATCTGTCTGAACTTCTGTAGAAAGACTGCTTTATTTCTGATTCCTTGTGTGAGAAACACTTATGCAATTGTCTTCAAGCTTGTAAAACACTTTATACTGAAGTAATGAGGGAATTATCTTTATAttctgtaagaggaaaaaatcaaatttatatACTAAATAACTTGTctaaagttttgaaataaaagtgaaaatgcaCTTCAAATGTTTTGTCACTCTTGACCTTGAGCATGGGGTATCTCATGCTTTCTGAGAAGCAGGGACTTGACTATACTAAGTGAACTGGTGTTTCAGCCTTGCTGTGATGCTCCTCTGCAATGTAGCCTTGTGTTACTAACAGCCAGCGCCAAATACCCTTAAATGCTGGCACTCGCTGCTCAAGTATTAAAGAGCATATAAAGGTATTGAAGGCTATTCCTGTGTTGCGGAGCCAAAGCTGGAACTCCATTTATGGTAGGCAGTCAACAGATCTGTGGCTTCTGTAAGTTTAGGAAGAGGGTACCTTTCTACTTGGCATGAGAAGCACCGATCCAGCTTCAAGTAACAAGTGAAAACTGTACCATCCTACAGAGAAAGGAATGTTGATATAACCCATTATTATAAATTCAGTCCTAGATTAAAGTAGCTCTGCTCTACAGCTACAGCTGGGGACATGAAATCATACAAGCCTGCTATGTGATTATAGGTCACTTCCTTGATCATTAAAGGAAAGGGAAGCTGTGGCATTGTGCTTGTATGACCACTGGTGAAATGCAGGTTGTTGATGCCTGAACGACAGTTCACAAGCAATACTGCTGGAGTTTTCGTTtcctgctcccccaccccctcactAGATGCTTCTATGGCTGGAGAAGCTTCCTTAGTGCTTCCAAATGTGACATGGGAGTTACCTATCCGTATGCTCTTGAAAATGGATTTGAGAACACTAGTAGCAATCTGATCCAGTGTTGTGTGCTGTTTGGTAACAGTACAAGTTGGCTTAGACTTAGCTtggctgctttttcctttgtatatACTTGCTACTGTCTAGAACATCCTGCACAGTTACTAGTTTTAATTAACTAAGACTATTAACCTCATTTATGGAAATTCGGATGTAAAAGATTGAACTGACAAAACAGGGGTAGCTGGCTGGATTACATGTAGTACTCCTGACTAGCTACACTGAATAGTTAGATGCTCAAATAGttgctctttctccttcatACTTAGTAAAGACTGTGCTGAATCTCTCCAAGCTATATCCCAGTACAAACTGGATCTCCTGGCTTCTCCCAGTACAGACTGGGCCCTGTCCCAGTATAAAGTGGAACCCCTTTGGCCCACTCCCAGTGCAAACTGACAGGTGTAGGCCAAAGCACCTGAGCCTAAGGATGGCAGGGAGTGTGCTGATGTTTGATTTGGTGTTAAGTAGTcctgtgcagagcagagaatTGGGCtcaatgatccttatgggtccttTCCAAATCAAGATCATCTGTGATTCTATCATCAGTCCTTTTCATGAAACCAGGGACCAAAACTGACAGAGCCCACTTGCAACCCAGAGCTGTCTCGCTTTCAACACAGTCTAGCTTTTTCAATAAGTTTTcattaatgtaaaattaattctaaaattCCCTGTGCTTGTTAAATTACACTTAAAAGTTGACTTACTCTTAGAAATGGGGAAGAAGGGCTAAATGTATGTGAAGTTTTATTATTTGGGTTTAGATACATagtaatgtattatttttcctttctcaaatgTTCTTTTCTGAGAAGCTACCTCCAGAAATCAATGTCCCATCTTATCCCTACAATACGATGACACAATCTGTATCATTtgctgtggaaaataaatactaagTTGAAGAGGGAAAAGCTGCATGCTTGATGtggaagtatttctgtttccaaagtGAAGACTTTGGAGTGTTAACCTCTGAGGTTGACAGGACATCTGCACCAGACTCTGGAATTTCACCTCACCTTCAGTTCTTGAAGGCCATCTAGAGACCTTGATTCTAGTCTAGTGTAATTGGTTCTGTTCCTGTGCAATCTGCAGTACTGGGAGGAAGACATGATCTGAGATTAGCCGTGCCTAAACCACAGGGAGCCGGGCATTGTTCCCAGCTCATGAGTCCGCTCTGCAGCTGGGCTAGGTCCTGCAGGTAAAAGGATGAGATATGGGCGTGCACCTATTGCCCTGCCTGCTTTGCAACTGCGAGAAAGCCAATACACTCTGTTGCATCTTCTGGCCTGGGTGATCTAGGGACTGAGACTACAGCACGCTGCAGAGTCCAGCTGCCTTGCAGCGTGGATGCAGTTCATGTTTATTGCTGCTCCAGGACAGCAGCATGAATCTTACTGAAACGAGTGTTCTGGCATGGGGTTCGGCACAGCACTGGGTTCAACTTCTGTAGCTCGTAAACTGAATTGTCACAGAGTGGAGAACCACAATTGATTTTTCTGCCCTGTACAGTTGTTTTTAGTGTAGAGAGCAGAAAATGATTGCAGGTTATCACAGGTGCAGGAAGAACACTTCATAAGGTGTTCGTTGGCTTCTTTCTAAGAATGTGCTATGCCCTGTGGTAAATGCACTCTCAGGTGCTCCATGCTGGTTTTAGTTTTAATAGATGTTGTGAAGCGCTGTAGTCCATGCTTTGTCACAGCTGGCTCATCAGAAGACTGGTCTTGTATACTTTATGGTCTGGCTGTCTTGGAAAGGATAGAATGTGAGACCTAGCAGACTGTGCAAATGGAAGAGAGTTGAGGTGAAAACTTTGACCTCTGAAATGCATCTGATTTTTGTGCTTGGAGCCGGTGGAGCTAGGATTTCGCTTGTGATCTGTATTCCTTGACACTGAAAACCAGTGAACCATTGATGTACGCTGCACATTTCCACCTGTCATTTTAGCGTGCATGGCTCTTTGGTCACTCACTGCCATATGAACAATGTGTTATATTTCCCTTGTCCTATTGCCAACTTGTTCTGTGCATTGGGAGTTGCTTACCTCTTTCTTCGGTGTGATTACACAATTGGACACCTTAATAAAACCTCAGAATCTTTTTAATTGAAGCAGTGGTTTTATACTCATCACCCTTTGTTAGCTGCACAATCCACCAatattaaaaactgtaaaaacacaaaacagagaCTTATACTAGGTTAGACCTCTGATCTGTTTAGTATTGTGTCCTAGAAAAAGCACTGTGTCAGCTCCTGGAGAAGGGAACCTTGCAGCAGGTGTATATTTGAATTACATGAAACAGCTCTATGCAGGACCTTAAGGTTCCTTTGACCCAAGGCAGGATCACCTAAGCTGTTCCTTTAATGTTTGTCTAACCTGTTTTTGATACCTCTGatgatggagactccacagcaTCCAAAGCAATCCATTTTATTAGAGAATAATATATCTGTACCCTGGTAGGTAGGGTACAGTGGAAGAAAGTAATTCAGAAGTAGAAGGAcaagcattaaaagaaaagtggaaGGTAATTTaaattcaatatatttttattctttgtaaatACAATGAGTACAACTTTTTAACTTCACAAATCAGTTAATCCACTTTGTACAGGAAAAGTTTTACTCATTCTATGATAGTCCAAGTGCTGATTTTTCTCAGTGCTAGTTCCTAATAACAAATCAAATTTTGAAAAGTACAGCAGCtatctttaaatgttttttctacatttttcatACATCAAATAAGCAGCTTATAAcgtttttttgtgtgtgagagGGTGTAGGCAAACAAGGCTTCAAAATTAGAACCTGGAGTTTTCTAAAAAGGCATTGGAGACTTTTGGAAATTGTTAGCATTGTATCAGTCAACAacctttatttctttgaaataaaattccttccattgattttttttttatagtcaTTTCACTTCTCTGCACATCTCACTGACAAACAGTTTGGCCACCGTTGCCTTTGGTTTCAGCACTGTGCCATCGGGACAGCCAGCAGGACACTGAAGCAGTCATCTCCATTgtatttggttttgctgttttagTCTTCCTTTCTTGACTTGTGTCTTTtcaggtgtgtgtgtgaacgtgtgtctgtgtgtgtggaagaggaaggagggaaggtCGAGGAGGATGTGTATAAAGCTCTTCTGTCTTTGAGATGTTAAATGAACAAATTGTGGTGACATCCACATCAAAGATCACCAGTTCATTTTGCAGGAAGAATGGAGCTGCCGTCATAAGCTACTTTTTAATCAGTTCTGAAGGCCACTTCATGATGTATTATAGCAGAAGCAATGTTTTGGTAACCTGGTCTTAAATGTTGCCTAtcatattaaaaacattttcccaaCATAGGCTACTTTCAAAACAATTCTGAAGGCCACTGCATCTCGTGTTACAACAGAAGCCAAGTTTGGTCACCCAGTTCCAAATACTGAACAAACTAAAGTACCTTCTTTCACATTTTGTCTCAGATCTGCCAGTTAAATGAGAGAATAGCAGAGTCTTTGTTAACTATGACTGGCATCTGAATTGCCTCCATCCTGTAGTAACAGGAATAGCAGCCAAATTCCAACcactttcactttttctgtagAACAAAGCATTCTCTCCATGATCTAAATCACTCTGTTCAGAGCAGCAGAATCATATCTACCGGGGTATTTTTTTGTCAATGGGTTTAAAGGCTAAACATTCCCAGGCTTATGCTTCCTGTAGATTTTGTTAGTTGAGGCTTATTCTCCGTAGATAAAAGTTCTTCTCAAACTGTCCATCCTGATTGTTTATTTTAAGGTAATTTATATGTCACTGGATTTGTACATATCTGAAAGCAGTCTTGTAATTGGTACATTCCCAATGGTCTTTTTGAAAAACACTTCTTCTATTGTGGACGGACTAATCGAACGTAAAGCTGGTAAAAGCAATAAAAGTTTTCCAAAACGACAGGGTTGCGTGGGATACCTGGGagacaaagagggaaaaaaaaacaacaaaccattATTGAagtttttaaggttttttttgaagaaagtcTTTTACTTTATAGAAAAGATCGATATTCAACAAATTGTATAGATGGGTGCTACCTGTGCTAAAACCCTGTGTTTTGTACTCATGTGAGCATGAAAGTTGACCCCAAGGAAAACTGTCTTAGTGGAGGTTAGCAGAATATAAACCAATGTCTCTGAGTTTTGATTAGCTCCTTTGTTTATTCCCTCAGAGCAGTAGCAATACAGAGACAGGATCTGCTCTGACTTGGCCCTCATACAACATCTATGTTGTTGATGCAGTTCAGGGAAGATCTTGACCTGTAGTAAATACCCTGTTATCTAAAGTGCAATTTAAAGAACTTAGACATGGACTTCACAAGACCTGTCACAGCTTTCCCCAGAAGTCCTGAACTGACTAGAGCAGCTCTTGCAGAAGGTGTTAGGGGGACTCTTCAGAATTCTCCCCAGTCCCACCACTCTGAAGTGGTCCGTAGGAGGAGGCTACTGATCCGTTCACAGCCAGCTGTTCTAGACTGTGGGATTGTACTTTGCATAGTACAGTTTGTGTGTTCCTGGGCTTACCTTTGTATACTTTGTGGGATGAAAGCTACAACGTTTACAGCAGCTTTTAAGATTCCTGTGTCCCGTGGGACTTATCCTAAATGAGACAAGGGGGaacattttcttcccaaataatGATTCTTGTCACGCTGCTGTGGCACCGAAATGGGATTCACAAGTTCTGGGGTTTTCATTTCAACCCGAGGACAGACTCAGGGTAGCATTTTGGAAGAGACATTTACCTTCCTTGTGCCCCAATTTCTGTGTCTGCACAATCGGGGAAATGGCATAGGGATTAGAGATCTTGGGTGACAAGCTGTCATACTGCTGTGAGATGTGATGTTTGAGCATCACTGTTAGTGGTATTTAATTGAAtaaaatgtagaagaaaatgtaGCCTTCTGTCCCACAGCAGTTGTCACTTCCCAGGGGAAGATCTCTCCTTTTAGCCCTTTTTCATTTGTCTGAATAaattgaggtgctggagtgtgtccagagaagggcaacgaagctggtgaagggtctagaaaacgagtcttgtgagga
This window harbors:
- the SNX3 gene encoding sorting nexin-3 isoform X1, which encodes MAETIADTRRLISKPQNLNDAYGPPSNFLEIDVGNPQTVGVGRGRFTTYEIRVKTNLPIFKLKESTVRRRYSDFEWLRNELERESKVVVPPLPGKALLRQLPFRGDDGIFDDAFIEERKQALEQFINKVAGHPLAQNERCLHMFLQDEVIDKNYTPSKIRHT